CTTTGTAACCAACTTTACACAAACAAAATACATATACTGTATAATAAATGTGAATTTGAATACAATTGTAATTCTTCCGAGAATACAACTGGACAGAATCGAAAGCAAGATTTAATCAATGCCCCTGTTTCTGGCAAATGGGTGCTCAAATCTCTTTATGGGCAATAACTTGAGAGCAAACTGACTGCCATTTCCAACTACCAATAGTCCCCACAAGAACAAGTACCATTATCGAAGTGATGGAATCGATTTCGATCCCTCACAACAATTCTCCGCCCAGTGATTTCCGAGATCAGCTTGGTAACAGTGTGACAATCTGAACATACACGCAAGTTCTTCACTATCTTAATAGTAGTGTTTGGGGTGGTGCTAATTAGTCCGAAGGCAATGGCAAGCCTCTCACTGTGCACCCCTAGAGACTGCTCTTTCTCTCGGTCGCCCACGTCATGTAGTACCGTGTCTATCTGCGGGGAGTACCCATGAGCTTTCAGTCTTTTCTCAATCTCTTCAAGCTTCACATAGATTTCTTTGCTCTTTGGATGTCTCAAATCCCCTGCTAGGAACTCATGTACCTTATTATTTACCTCAATGGAGCTACAACCCGGCTCTTTTCTTATACCCTTATCTTTCATTATTGCTCTCACTCTAGCGACACCATCCCAATCGCCTGCACTAGCATACAAATTAGAGAGAAGAACGAATGTCCCATCAGTGGCAAGATCTCTACTAATAAGAAGGTTGGCAATTTCTTCTCCTAGGCCGATATTTCCATGAAGCCGACAAGCACTAAGCAGCGTCCCTAAGAGTATTGAATCAGGATCAACGTTCATCCCCTTAATGAGTTCATAAGCTTCATCCAAATGCCCTGCACGCCCTAGGAGATTTACCATACATCCATAATGCTCAACCTTAGGCTTGAGATTGTAAGTGTCTCTCATTAAAGCAAAAAGTTTCTTCCCCTCGGACACCATCCCGCCATGAGCACAAGCATTGAGGACACCGATGAAAGTAATATCGGTAGGGCAAAATCCCAAACTACACATCTCGTCAAATAGCTTCAATGCCTCTTTGCTAAAACCATGCATTGCATAGCTTCCTATCATCGAATTCCAAGTGACAACATCCTTCCCTGAAATACCCTCAAAAACAAGCCTAGCATCCTCCAAACTGCCACATTTACCATACATATCAATCAAAGCCGTGCCCACATGGACGTTAACTCGAACCCCATTATTGATGATGTATGAAtgaacccatttagctaattcaAGTGCCCCAAGTTGCCCACAAGCAGATAGTACTGACAATATGGTGATTTCATTAGGCCTTAATTTCGCCTTGAGCATTTGTCGAAAAAGCAACAATGTATCATTAGGCCTTCCATTTTGAGCATACCCATCAATCATTACATTCCAACAAACCACGTCTTTCTCCTCAATCCGATCAAATAACGCCCTAGCCTCATCAAGCTCCCCATACTTAGCATAACAAGTAAGCATGGCCGTCAGTGAGATCAAACTTCTCTCAGGCATTGTATCAAACAGGTTGCGTGCAGAGACCACATCCCCGCCTTTCGCATACAAATCCAACAGCCCGGTTCTAACAAACAAATCCCCATCAAATCCAAACTTAATCGCTTGAGAATGCAGCAAAATCCCATCTTTAATCAAGCATGATTTTAACAAAGACGAAAAAGTATACACATTTGGTTCAACCCCTTGAGTCAACATCTGAACATATAACTCAAGAGCCTCGAAACGAAACCCACGGGAAGAACAAGCATTAATTATATCAGTATAGAGGAAGACATTAGGATCCTCCGTTCGTCGAAAAAGAGTGAAAGAACGATCAAGGTGGCCAACTGATGAATACGATTTCTGGAGCTTAAAACTCAAAATGGAATTGTTTTCATGCCCGTGACGTAGAATTACAGCATGAATTTGGAGGATTTGGGTGAGATTTCGGCATTTATCGAGCAAAAACACGAGTCTTTCAGGTGGCGGGCGGGCGCAGGAGGAAGGAGAAGTGAGTGGTGGATATTGCAGCG
The genomic region above belongs to Silene latifolia isolate original U9 population unplaced genomic scaffold, ASM4854445v1 scaffold_193, whole genome shotgun sequence and contains:
- the LOC141638178 gene encoding pentatricopeptide repeat-containing protein ELI1, chloroplastic, with product MSSSPLFISQSFPPLQYPPLTSPSSCARPPPERLVFLLDKCRNLTQILQIHAVILRHGHENNSILSFKLQKSYSSVGHLDRSFTLFRRTEDPNVFLYTDIINACSSRGFRFEALELYVQMLTQGVEPNVYTFSSLLKSCLIKDGILLHSQAIKFGFDGDLFVRTGLLDLYAKGGDVVSARNLFDTMPERSLISLTAMLTCYAKYGELDEARALFDRIEEKDVVCWNVMIDGYAQNGRPNDTLLLFRQMLKAKLRPNEITILSVLSACGQLGALELAKWVHSYIINNGVRVNVHVGTALIDMYGKCGSLEDARLVFEGISGKDVVTWNSMIGSYAMHGFSKEALKLFDEMCSLGFCPTDITFIGVLNACAHGGMVSEGKKLFALMRDTYNLKPKVEHYGCMVNLLGRAGHLDEAYELIKGMNVDPDSILLGTLLSACRLHGNIGLGEEIANLLISRDLATDGTFVLLSNLYASAGDWDGVARVRAIMKDKGIRKEPGCSSIEVNNKVHEFLAGDLRHPKSKEIYVKLEEIEKRLKAHGYSPQIDTVLHDVGDREKEQSLGVHSERLAIAFGLISTTPNTTIKIVKNLRVCSDCHTVTKLISEITGRRIVVRDRNRFHHFDNGTCSCGDYW